Proteins encoded within one genomic window of Burkholderiaceae bacterium:
- a CDS encoding 16S rRNA (guanine(966)-N(2))-methyltransferase yields MNDRTRSSAGRSGVTTAAPRSANHRVRIIGGQWKRTPLPVAASASLRPTPARVRETLFNWLGQDLSGWRCVDAFAGTGALGFEAASRGAAEVRLIEQDRALVQRLEAVRRKLGADAVLIECGDGVAALARLAPGSVDLVFLDPPFDAGCFDAALRAAAQAIRPGGRIYLEAPTAWGDEALAPFGLRLSRHLHAGMVHAHLLERASEV; encoded by the coding sequence ATGAATGACCGCACGCGCTCCAGCGCGGGCCGCAGCGGCGTCACGACCGCTGCACCGAGATCGGCAAACCACCGCGTGCGCATCATCGGCGGGCAGTGGAAGCGCACGCCGCTTCCGGTGGCCGCCAGTGCGTCGCTGCGGCCGACCCCGGCGCGGGTGCGCGAAACCCTGTTCAACTGGCTCGGGCAGGACCTCTCCGGCTGGCGCTGCGTCGACGCGTTCGCCGGCACCGGGGCACTGGGTTTCGAAGCCGCCTCGCGTGGCGCGGCCGAGGTTCGGCTCATCGAGCAGGATCGCGCGCTGGTGCAGCGGCTCGAAGCGGTACGGCGCAAGCTTGGTGCCGACGCGGTGCTGATCGAGTGCGGCGACGGCGTCGCGGCGCTGGCGCGGCTTGCGCCGGGCAGCGTGGACCTGGTGTTTCTCGATCCGCCGTTCGACGCCGGATGCTTCGACGCCGCGCTGCGGGCGGCCGCACAAGCGATCCGGCCGGGCGGGCGCATCTACCTCGAGGCGCCGACCGCGTGGGGCGACGAAGCGCTGGCGCCGTTCGGCCTGCGCCTCTCCCGCCATCTGCATGCGGGCATGGTGCATGCGCACCTGCTCGAGCGCGCGAGCGAGGTTTAG
- a CDS encoding ABC transporter, ATP-binding protein (cluster 5, nickel/peptides/opines) has protein sequence MNPVATISVAASEDSGSTSGRKGSKILLAVQNLVRHYTLPREKLFGLPPMVRALNGVSFEVQAGRSLGIVGESGSGKSTIARLVMALDRPTSGRVLLNGRDLNALPARELRAARRDFQMVFQDPYGSLDPRRTVVRIVTEPLEARAEAGANRASRREQAAEVLAAVGLRTSDLHKYPHEFSGGQRQRIAIARALITRPSLIVADEPVSALDVSVQAQVLNLMQDLQQQFGISYLLISHDLAVVNHLCDEVCVLHRGLIVERGTPQQLFAHAEHPYTQKLLAAVPRAEPA, from the coding sequence ATGAACCCGGTTGCTACCATTTCAGTAGCGGCGAGTGAAGACTCTGGCTCGACATCCGGCCGAAAAGGTTCAAAGATCCTGCTCGCAGTGCAGAATCTGGTGCGACATTACACGCTGCCGCGCGAGAAGCTGTTCGGGCTACCGCCCATGGTGCGGGCGCTGAACGGGGTCAGCTTCGAAGTGCAGGCCGGCAGGAGTCTGGGCATCGTCGGCGAATCCGGATCGGGCAAGTCCACGATCGCGCGGCTGGTGATGGCGCTGGACCGCCCGACCTCGGGCCGGGTGCTGCTCAATGGCCGCGACCTGAACGCGCTGCCCGCCCGCGAGCTGCGCGCTGCGCGGCGCGACTTCCAGATGGTGTTCCAGGATCCGTACGGCTCGCTCGATCCGCGCCGCACCGTCGTGCGCATCGTCACCGAACCGCTGGAGGCGCGGGCCGAGGCCGGTGCCAACCGTGCGTCGCGGCGCGAGCAGGCAGCCGAGGTGCTGGCCGCGGTGGGCCTGCGCACGAGCGACCTGCACAAGTACCCGCACGAATTCTCCGGCGGCCAGCGCCAGCGCATCGCGATCGCGCGCGCGCTGATCACGCGGCCGAGCCTGATCGTCGCCGACGAACCGGTCAGCGCGCTCGACGTCTCGGTGCAGGCGCAAGTGCTGAATCTGATGCAGGACCTGCAGCAGCAGTTCGGCATCAGCTACCTGTTGATCAGCCACGACCTCGCGGTCGTCAACCACCTGTGCGACGAAGTCTGCGTGCTGCACCGCGGCCTGATCGTCGAGCGCGGCACGCCGCAGCAGTTGTTCGCGCATGCCGAGCATCCGTACACGCAAAAGCTGCTGGCCGCGGTGCCGCGGGCGGAGCCGGCGTAG
- a CDS encoding ABC transporter, substrate-binding protein (cluster 5, nickel/peptides/opines), with the protein MMKRRTLLTSTAATALAATLPAFAQTRKDSMVLGMTLEPPGLDPTANAASAIGEVVLYNVLETLTKVNPDSSVSPLLAESWEISPDLKTYTFKLRRGVKFSNGEPFDAHTVKFSFDRAGGANSTNKDKRLYANLGVQVVDDYTVVLLNKEIDPNLPFLIGQATGVIMEPKSVANTATNPVGTGPYKFDNWVRGSSLTLTAWPGFRSAGAIKLKKVTFRFISDAAAQAASLLAGDVDAYPRIATRVVPQFQHNPRFEVIIGGTLAKTIMSINNKHKPLNDVRVRRAICAAVNRKTVIEGAADGYGVPIGSHYVPGAPGYVDTTGINPYDPEKAKKLLAEAGVKLPLELLMTLPPPPYARQGGEVIVAELGKVGINVRVQNVEWAQWLSTTYGGPHDYDLTIVSHVEPFDLVNYTKPDYYWGYDSKAFDALFDKIQNTGDTKERDKLLGDAQRMLATDAVNCYLFQPQFPSIAKKGVRGLWKNMPIFCNDLSTMYWA; encoded by the coding sequence ATGATGAAACGCCGCACCCTCCTCACCTCCACCGCCGCGACCGCGCTGGCGGCCACGCTGCCGGCCTTCGCGCAGACTCGCAAGGATTCGATGGTGCTGGGCATGACGCTGGAGCCGCCGGGCCTGGATCCGACCGCGAACGCCGCGTCCGCGATCGGCGAGGTGGTGCTGTACAACGTGCTGGAGACGCTGACCAAGGTCAACCCCGACAGCAGCGTGAGCCCGCTGTTGGCCGAAAGCTGGGAGATCTCGCCGGATCTGAAGACCTATACCTTCAAGCTGCGCCGCGGCGTGAAGTTCAGCAACGGCGAGCCGTTCGACGCGCACACGGTCAAGTTCAGCTTCGACCGCGCCGGCGGCGCGAACAGCACGAACAAGGACAAGCGCCTGTACGCGAACCTGGGCGTGCAGGTGGTCGACGACTACACCGTCGTGCTGCTGAACAAGGAGATCGACCCGAACCTGCCGTTTCTGATCGGCCAGGCCACCGGCGTGATCATGGAACCGAAGAGCGTCGCGAACACCGCGACGAATCCGGTCGGCACCGGTCCGTACAAGTTCGACAACTGGGTCAGGGGCTCGTCGCTGACGCTCACCGCATGGCCGGGCTTCCGGAGCGCCGGCGCGATCAAACTCAAGAAGGTCACGTTCCGCTTCATCTCCGACGCTGCCGCGCAGGCCGCTTCGTTGCTGGCCGGCGACGTCGATGCGTACCCGCGCATCGCAACGCGCGTCGTGCCGCAGTTCCAGCACAACCCGCGCTTCGAAGTGATCATCGGCGGCACGCTGGCCAAGACCATCATGTCGATCAACAACAAGCACAAGCCGCTGAACGACGTGCGGGTGCGGCGCGCGATCTGCGCGGCGGTGAACCGCAAGACGGTGATCGAGGGCGCGGCCGACGGCTACGGCGTGCCGATCGGCAGCCACTACGTGCCGGGAGCGCCGGGTTACGTCGACACCACCGGCATCAACCCGTACGACCCCGAGAAGGCGAAGAAGCTGCTGGCCGAGGCCGGCGTGAAGCTCCCGCTCGAACTCCTGATGACGCTGCCGCCGCCGCCCTATGCGCGCCAAGGCGGCGAAGTGATCGTCGCCGAACTGGGCAAGGTCGGGATCAACGTGAGGGTGCAGAACGTCGAGTGGGCGCAGTGGCTGTCCACCACTTACGGCGGCCCGCACGACTACGACCTGACCATCGTCTCGCATGTCGAGCCGTTCGACCTGGTGAACTACACCAAGCCCGACTACTACTGGGGCTACGACTCGAAGGCGTTCGACGCGCTGTTCGACAAGATCCAGAACACCGGCGACACCAAGGAGCGCGACAAGCTGCTCGGCGACGCACAGCGCATGCTCGCGACCGACGCGGTGAACTGCTACCTGTTCCAGCCGCAGTTCCCGTCGATCGCGAAGAAGGGGGTGCGCGGGCTGTGGAAAAACATGCCGATCTTCTGCAACGATCTCTCCACGATGTACTGGGCATGA
- a CDS encoding ABC transporter, permease protein 1 (cluster 5, nickel/peptides/opines) has product MGLFLVKRVITLIATLIGASVVVFLVLEVLPGNAAQVLMGPDASPAAVAALAHKLGLDQPAWTRYWHWIAGMLSGHLGNSYAYSAPVIDLIRERMALTVPLAVLAMLLTTVLALIVGVTAAARHNQIGDVGLMSLTQVGIAIPNFWFAILLILLFSVKLQWFSAGGFDGWGEGLDGLWSGLKALLLPALALAVVQAAILARITRQAVLEVMREDFVRTARAKGASRRTVLWGHVLRNALIPVVTVMGMQFSELLAGTIVVENVFYLPGLGRLIFQAIGQRDLIVVRNCVMLLAAMVVIVNFVVDVLYAVIDPRIKASDI; this is encoded by the coding sequence ATGGGTCTCTTTCTCGTCAAGCGGGTCATCACGCTGATCGCGACGCTGATCGGCGCATCGGTCGTGGTGTTTCTGGTGCTGGAAGTGCTGCCGGGCAACGCGGCGCAGGTGCTGATGGGGCCGGACGCTTCGCCCGCCGCGGTGGCGGCGCTCGCGCACAAGCTCGGGCTCGATCAACCGGCCTGGACGCGCTACTGGCACTGGATCGCCGGCATGCTGAGCGGCCACCTCGGCAACAGCTATGCGTACAGCGCGCCGGTGATCGATCTGATCCGCGAACGCATGGCGCTGACCGTGCCGCTCGCGGTGCTGGCGATGCTGCTGACCACGGTGCTCGCGCTCATCGTCGGCGTCACGGCCGCCGCGCGCCACAACCAGATCGGCGACGTCGGGCTGATGAGCCTGACGCAGGTTGGCATCGCGATCCCGAATTTCTGGTTCGCGATCCTTCTGATCCTGCTGTTCTCGGTGAAGCTGCAGTGGTTCTCCGCCGGCGGCTTCGACGGCTGGGGCGAAGGCCTGGACGGCCTGTGGAGCGGCCTGAAGGCGCTGCTGCTGCCGGCGCTGGCGCTGGCCGTGGTGCAGGCGGCAATCCTCGCGCGCATCACGCGCCAGGCGGTGCTCGAGGTGATGCGCGAGGACTTCGTGCGCACCGCGCGCGCGAAAGGCGCGAGCCGGCGCACCGTGCTGTGGGGCCATGTGCTGCGCAACGCGCTGATCCCGGTCGTCACGGTGATGGGCATGCAGTTCTCCGAGCTGCTCGCCGGCACGATCGTGGTCGAGAACGTTTTCTACCTGCCCGGCCTGGGACGTCTCATCTTCCAGGCGATCGGCCAGCGCGACCTGATCGTGGTGCGCAACTGCGTGATGCTGCTGGCCGCGATGGTGGTGATCGTCAATTTCGTCGTCGATGTGCTGTACGCCGTCATTGACCCTCGGATCAAGGCCAGCGACATATGA
- a CDS encoding putative Zn protease: MIAIKKIAIHAIPKLALALFLAQNAAATPAIAHWTQASGAQVYLVESPGIPMLDVEIDFDAGSRRDPREKAGLAAVTADMVSAGVRAQGGAPALDENALSEAWADLGASFGAAASRDRMSFALRTLTFPDLLPKAVQLAARELGAPSFPHAIWQRNRQRLDAALKEADTRPGTIAGRAFDAAVYGDHPYGYDMTAATLSRISVADMQALYASEIQPCRAKVSLVGAVTREQADALVRTLLSRLPAGEGCAPLPAIPQVQPLVKARDIRIPFDAAQAHLLIGQPGFRRADPDYFALRVGDYILGGGGFASRLSEEVRQKRALSYSVYSAFSPGLDAGAFTIALQTRPDQADEALAVARGVLARFVADGPTEAELKAAKDHLIGGFPLLLDSNRKLLGNVANIAWYGLPLDYLDTWTAQVQKVSAAEVRAAFQRKLQPDRMVTVVVGATRPAAASATRAAPAASEPAHATMPPGAGHE, from the coding sequence ATGATTGCTATTAAAAAGATAGCTATACATGCAATACCGAAGCTGGCTTTAGCGCTTTTTCTTGCTCAAAATGCGGCCGCGACGCCTGCGATCGCGCATTGGACGCAGGCCAGCGGCGCGCAGGTCTATCTGGTCGAGAGCCCGGGTATTCCTATGCTCGACGTCGAAATCGACTTCGACGCCGGCAGCCGGCGCGACCCGCGCGAGAAGGCCGGGCTCGCCGCGGTCACCGCCGACATGGTGTCGGCCGGCGTGCGTGCGCAGGGCGGCGCGCCGGCGCTCGACGAGAACGCGCTGTCCGAAGCCTGGGCCGACCTCGGTGCGTCGTTCGGCGCCGCCGCCAGCCGCGACCGGATGAGCTTTGCGCTGCGCACGCTGACCTTTCCCGATCTGCTGCCGAAAGCGGTGCAACTCGCCGCGCGCGAGCTCGGCGCGCCGTCGTTCCCCCACGCGATCTGGCAGCGCAACCGCCAGCGCCTGGACGCCGCGCTGAAGGAAGCCGACACCCGGCCCGGCACGATCGCCGGGCGCGCGTTCGACGCCGCGGTCTACGGCGACCATCCTTATGGCTACGACATGACCGCGGCCACGCTTTCGCGCATCAGCGTGGCCGACATGCAGGCGCTGTACGCGAGCGAGATCCAGCCGTGCCGCGCGAAGGTGAGCCTGGTCGGCGCGGTCACGCGCGAGCAGGCCGATGCGCTGGTGCGCACGCTCTTGTCCAGGCTGCCGGCGGGCGAGGGCTGCGCGCCGCTGCCGGCGATTCCCCAGGTGCAGCCGCTGGTCAAGGCGCGCGACATCCGCATCCCGTTCGATGCGGCGCAGGCCCATCTGCTGATCGGCCAGCCCGGCTTCAGGCGCGCGGACCCGGACTACTTCGCGCTGCGGGTCGGCGACTACATCCTCGGCGGCGGCGGTTTCGCGTCGCGGCTGTCGGAAGAGGTACGGCAAAAGCGGGCCTTGAGCTACAGCGTCTACAGCGCGTTCTCGCCGGGGCTCGACGCCGGCGCGTTCACGATAGCCCTGCAGACCCGTCCGGATCAGGCCGACGAGGCGCTAGCCGTCGCGCGCGGCGTGCTCGCGCGCTTCGTGGCGGATGGTCCGACCGAAGCCGAACTCAAGGCCGCGAAGGACCATCTGATCGGCGGCTTTCCGCTGCTGCTCGATAGCAACAGAAAGCTGCTGGGCAACGTCGCGAACATCGCCTGGTACGGCCTGCCGCTCGACTACCTGGACACTTGGACGGCGCAGGTGCAGAAGGTCAGCGCGGCCGAGGTGCGCGCCGCGTTCCAGCGCAAGCTGCAGCCGGACCGCATGGTGACGGTGGTCGTCGGAGCGACCCGACCGGCTGCGGCTTCAGCGACACGCGCCGCTCCCGCCGCGAGCGAGCCTGCGCACGCCACGATGCCGCCGGGCGCCGGCCATGAATGA
- a CDS encoding Phosphopantetheine adenylyltransferase — MALNVTAVYPGTFDPITLGHEDVVRRATQLFDRVIVAVAAGHHKNALFSLEERVEMAREAVKALPQASVESFAGLVRDFVVARGGKAMVRGLRAVTDFDYEFQLAGMNRSLMPDVETVFLAPTDRYLFISSTFVREIALLGGEVDKFVSPQVQQRLMEKKRSLAAQ; from the coding sequence ATGGCCCTGAACGTGACCGCCGTCTACCCCGGCACCTTCGACCCGATCACGCTGGGTCACGAAGACGTGGTGCGCCGTGCGACCCAGCTGTTCGACCGCGTCATCGTCGCGGTCGCGGCGGGTCACCACAAGAACGCGCTGTTCAGCCTGGAAGAGCGGGTCGAGATGGCGCGCGAAGCCGTGAAGGCGCTGCCGCAGGCCAGCGTCGAGTCGTTCGCCGGACTGGTGCGCGACTTCGTCGTTGCGCGCGGCGGCAAGGCGATGGTGCGCGGCCTGCGCGCGGTCACCGACTTCGACTACGAGTTCCAGCTCGCCGGCATGAACCGCAGCCTGATGCCCGACGTCGAGACGGTGTTCCTGGCGCCGACCGACCGGTACCTGTTCATCTCCAGCACTTTCGTGCGCGAGATCGCGCTGCTCGGCGGCGAGGTCGACAAGTTCGTCTCGCCCCAGGTGCAGCAGCGGCTGATGGAGAAGAAGCGCAGCCTCGCGGCGCAGTGA
- a CDS encoding amidase family protein, which translates to MTQPLHFFGAAELGRAYREGSLSPVEAVQAVIARIERWEPLLQATYLYRPEAALAQARASEARWRRGEPLGPLDGVPGTLKENIATAGDPMPAGTAASLLDPADADAPPAARLFEAGMVRVSKTTMPDYGMLSSGLSSFHRLARNPWDLARTPGGSSAGAGAAAAAGYGPLHVGTDIGGSLRLPASWCGIFTLKPSLGRVPIDPPYTGRAAGPMTRSVEDAALMMQVLARPDARDSMSLPAQAIAWGEVAGADPSLLRGLRFGLLLDAGCGLPVEPGIRAAIEQAARLLERAGAIIEPVPPFMTQQMLDGMDHFWRMRSLADMQLLPPERRAKVLPYIRRWAASAAGLSGEQMYHAASQFHLTRIRTVAACAPFDYLLSPVSPNMPAPAEDPSPTNDPLHPLEHIGFTVPFNMSEQPAASINCGYSEDGLPIGLQIAGKRFDDLGVLKVARAFEQIRAPQRPWPEPPAA; encoded by the coding sequence ATGACGCAGCCGCTGCACTTCTTTGGCGCGGCCGAACTCGGCCGCGCGTACCGGGAAGGCAGCCTCTCGCCGGTCGAGGCGGTGCAGGCGGTGATCGCGCGCATCGAGCGCTGGGAGCCGTTGCTGCAGGCGACCTACCTGTACCGTCCCGAAGCCGCGCTCGCCCAAGCGCGCGCCAGCGAGGCACGCTGGCGGCGCGGCGAGCCGCTGGGCCCGCTGGACGGCGTGCCCGGCACCCTGAAAGAAAACATCGCGACCGCCGGCGATCCCATGCCGGCCGGCACCGCGGCGAGCCTGCTTGACCCTGCCGACGCCGACGCGCCGCCGGCCGCGCGGCTCTTTGAAGCCGGCATGGTGCGGGTTTCGAAGACCACGATGCCCGACTACGGCATGCTGTCGTCGGGCCTGTCGAGCTTTCACCGGCTCGCGCGCAACCCCTGGGACCTGGCGCGCACGCCGGGCGGGTCCAGCGCCGGCGCCGGCGCGGCCGCCGCGGCCGGCTACGGGCCGCTGCACGTCGGCACCGACATAGGAGGGTCGCTCAGGCTGCCGGCCAGCTGGTGCGGCATCTTCACCTTGAAGCCGAGTCTCGGCCGGGTGCCGATCGATCCGCCGTACACCGGCCGCGCGGCGGGACCGATGACGCGCAGCGTGGAAGACGCGGCGCTGATGATGCAGGTGCTCGCCCGGCCCGACGCGCGCGACAGCATGAGCCTGCCGGCGCAGGCAATCGCGTGGGGCGAGGTGGCCGGCGCCGACCCGTCACTGCTGCGCGGCCTGCGCTTCGGCCTGCTGCTCGATGCCGGTTGCGGGCTGCCGGTCGAGCCCGGGATCCGTGCCGCGATCGAGCAGGCGGCACGGCTGCTGGAGCGCGCCGGTGCCATCATCGAGCCTGTGCCGCCGTTCATGACCCAGCAGATGCTCGACGGCATGGACCATTTCTGGCGCATGCGCTCGCTCGCCGACATGCAATTGCTCCCGCCGGAGCGGCGCGCCAAGGTGCTGCCGTACATCCGCCGCTGGGCGGCAAGCGCGGCCGGCCTGTCCGGCGAGCAGATGTACCACGCGGCAAGCCAGTTCCACCTGACCCGGATCAGAACGGTCGCCGCCTGCGCGCCGTTCGATTACCTGCTGTCGCCGGTGTCGCCGAACATGCCGGCGCCGGCAGAAGACCCGTCGCCGACGAACGACCCGCTGCATCCGCTCGAGCACATAGGCTTCACCGTGCCGTTCAACATGTCCGAGCAGCCGGCCGCGTCGATCAACTGCGGCTACAGCGAAGATGGCCTGCCGATCGGGCTGCAGATTGCCGGCAAGCGCTTCGACGACCTCGGTGTGCTCAAAGTCGCGCGCGCATTCGAGCAGATCCGCGCACCGCAGCGCCCCTGGCCGGAGCCGCCCGCAGCCTGA
- a CDS encoding ABC transporter, permease protein 2 (cluster 5, nickel/peptides/opines): MNTLSSPALASASPIQPPGFWRRALSHRSFVIGGVLTLLLLAAAGLSYLWTPWSPYDMHMADRLANPSAAHWLGTDAFGRDVASQLLVGARASILVGVIAVGIGLVAGTALGLLASARRGWVEEAVMRLADFSMAFPAILSAIMLTAVFGAGIVNAIIAIGIYNIPNFARLTRATANAVWSREYVLAARACGKGTFAITWQHVLPNIWSVLIVQSTIRFAIAILAEAALSYLGLGTQPPQPSWGRMLSEAQTLMFQQPLLAVWPGLAIALAVLGLNLMGDGLSDLLDPRLARKR, encoded by the coding sequence ATGAACACGCTTTCGAGCCCTGCGCTTGCCAGCGCATCTCCGATCCAGCCGCCGGGCTTCTGGCGGCGTGCGCTCTCGCATCGCAGCTTCGTGATCGGCGGGGTGCTGACGCTGCTGCTGCTGGCGGCGGCCGGGCTGTCGTATCTGTGGACGCCCTGGTCGCCGTACGACATGCACATGGCGGACCGGCTCGCCAATCCGTCGGCCGCGCATTGGCTCGGCACCGACGCGTTCGGGCGCGACGTCGCCTCGCAACTGCTGGTCGGCGCGCGCGCGTCGATCCTCGTCGGCGTGATCGCGGTCGGCATCGGCCTCGTCGCCGGCACGGCGCTGGGACTGCTCGCGTCGGCGCGGCGCGGCTGGGTCGAGGAGGCGGTGATGCGGCTCGCCGACTTCTCGATGGCGTTCCCGGCGATCCTGTCGGCGATCATGCTGACCGCGGTGTTCGGCGCCGGCATCGTGAACGCGATCATCGCGATCGGCATTTACAACATCCCGAACTTCGCACGGCTCACGCGGGCCACGGCGAACGCGGTCTGGTCGCGTGAATACGTGCTGGCGGCGCGCGCCTGCGGCAAGGGGACGTTCGCAATCACCTGGCAGCATGTGCTGCCGAACATCTGGTCGGTGCTGATCGTGCAGAGCACGATCCGCTTCGCGATCGCGATCCTGGCCGAGGCGGCGCTCTCGTACCTGGGCCTGGGCACGCAGCCGCCGCAACCGTCGTGGGGCCGGATGCTGAGCGAGGCGCAGACGCTGATGTTCCAGCAGCCGCTGCTCGCGGTCTGGCCGGGGCTGGCGATCGCGCTCGCGGTGCTGGGGTTGAACCTGATGGGCGACGGGCTGAGCGACCTGCTCGACCCGCGCCTGGCACGAAAGCGGTGA
- a CDS encoding ABC transporter, ATP-binding protein (cluster 5, nickel/peptides/opines), with amino-acid sequence MALLEVDDLHIRLQTQRGPAEAVRGVSFALEASETLGLVGESGCGKSITVMALLGLLPDSATVSGSIRFEGRELIGLPERALCDIRGNRIGMIFQEPMTALNPVHTIAAQVGEPLRLHRGLSRADARREALALLERVGIPDAVAKLDSYPHQFSGGQRQRIGIAMALACEPQLLIADEPTTALDVTIQKAILDLIHGLVAERGMALILISHDLGVIAQNVERMLVMYGGSVVESGPTAAVFAGRAHPYTRGLFAARPALATARGARLATIRGSVPELVDLPRGCPFAGRCNYTIPECFTERPAPTLVSPGHEVRCLRIAEIARAEVAA; translated from the coding sequence ATGGCACTGCTCGAAGTCGACGACCTGCACATCCGGCTGCAGACCCAGCGCGGGCCGGCCGAGGCGGTGCGCGGCGTCTCGTTCGCGCTCGAGGCCAGTGAGACGCTGGGGCTGGTCGGCGAGTCGGGCTGCGGCAAGTCGATCACCGTGATGGCGCTGCTGGGGCTGCTGCCGGACAGCGCCACCGTGAGCGGCAGCATCCGCTTCGAAGGCCGCGAGCTGATCGGCCTCCCCGAGCGCGCGCTGTGCGACATCCGCGGCAACCGCATCGGCATGATCTTCCAGGAGCCAATGACCGCGCTCAATCCGGTGCACACGATAGCCGCCCAGGTCGGCGAGCCGCTGCGGCTGCATCGCGGGCTGTCGCGCGCCGACGCACGGCGCGAGGCACTGGCGTTGCTCGAGCGGGTCGGCATTCCCGACGCTGTGGCCAAGCTCGACTCCTATCCGCACCAGTTCTCCGGCGGGCAGCGCCAGCGCATCGGCATCGCGATGGCGCTGGCCTGCGAGCCACAGTTGCTGATCGCCGACGAGCCGACCACCGCGCTCGACGTGACGATCCAGAAGGCCATCCTCGACCTGATCCACGGCCTCGTCGCCGAGCGCGGCATGGCGCTGATCCTGATCTCGCACGACCTGGGCGTGATCGCGCAGAACGTAGAGCGCATGCTCGTGATGTACGGCGGCAGCGTGGTCGAGAGCGGCCCGACCGCCGCGGTGTTCGCCGGCCGCGCGCATCCGTACACGCGCGGGCTGTTCGCGGCACGGCCGGCGCTGGCCACCGCGCGCGGCGCGCGGCTTGCGACGATACGCGGCAGCGTGCCCGAACTGGTCGACCTGCCGCGCGGCTGCCCGTTCGCGGGACGCTGCAACTACACGATTCCCGAGTGCTTCACCGAGCGGCCGGCGCCGACCCTGGTTTCGCCCGGGCACGAGGTGCGGTGCCTGCGCATCGCCGAGATCGCGCGCGCAGAGGTCGCGGCATGA